From Rhododendron vialii isolate Sample 1 chromosome 10a, ASM3025357v1, the proteins below share one genomic window:
- the LOC131304460 gene encoding malonyl-CoA:anthocyanidin 5-O-glucoside-6''-O-malonyltransferase-like yields MAQSDPVVKLLDVCRVAPMPRIPDSTAQTTLPLTFFDVLWLRFPPNQRLFFYEFPYPETTLTNTILPKLKHSLSATLQHYLPLAGNLTWPPDSGKPIVQYNEGDAVSLTVAESEANYHHLSGSIFREAEKFHHLLPSLPASKTTVPVLALQVTLFPDAGLSIGYAAHHAVLDGKSISMFMHSWASICRHGDDSTLTTELTPFYDRAIINDPSDIEKAYLDGWLAHNGPNNRSLEIWDVKAPPDMMLGTFQLTQANIESIKKWVEAKWQEKHTEKPAFHPSTFAITGAYTWVCLIKTRRLATQKVQLVISVDCRARLEPPIPSTYFGNCITGRIIVAETHKLMEDYGVAQAAREIGEAIRGLDDGVLNGAEEMISCLLSVLKEEGLFSLAASPRFEFYNTDFAWGRPTKVELVSIERSGAFSLSDSRDGNGGIEIGVVLKKHETEAFASLFASGLEYHQVREH; encoded by the coding sequence ATGGCACAATCCGATCCGGTGGTGAAGTTACTCGACGTTTGCAGGGTAGCTCCGATGCCTCGCATCCCTGACTCAACCGCCCAAACAACGCTTCCTCTCACATTCTTCGACGTTTTATGGTTGAGATTCCCTCCGAATCAGCGCTTATTCTTCTACGAATTCCCCTATCCGGAAACAACACTCACAAATACCATCCTTCCTAAACTAAAACACTCCCTTTCTGCCACTCTCCAACACTATCTGCCACTCGCTGGAAATCTCACGTGGCCACCGGATTCTGGCAAACCAATTGTCCAATACAATGAAGGTGATGCTGTTTCACTTACAGTAGCAGAGTCTGAAGCCAATTACCACCATCTCTCAGGAAGCATTTTTCGTGAAGCCGAAAAATTCCATCATTTGCTACCCTCCTTACCGGCATCTAAAACAACAGTACCAGTTCTGGCCTTGCAGGTGACTCTTTTTCCAGACGCGGGGCTTTCCATAGGTTATGCTGCCCACCACGCAGTGTTAGATGGGAAATCCATATCTATGTTTATGCATTCATGGGCCTCAATTTGCAGGCACGGGGATGACTCAACTCTTACGACTGAACTAACTCCGTTCTACGACAGGGCCATAATCAACGACCCATCTGATATCGAAAAAGCTTACCTGGACGGCTGGTTGGCACATAATGGACCCAACAACAGAAGTCTCGAGATTTGGGACGTGAAAGCTCCGCCGGATATGATGTTAGGCACATTCCAACTGACACAAGCAAACATAGAGAGTATCAAGAAGTGGGTGGAAGCTAAATGGCAAGAGAAACACACCGAGAAACCAGCATTCCATCCGTCAACTTTTGCAATAACAGGTGCCTACACATGGGTTTGCTTAATTAAAACCCGGAGATTAGCTACCCAGAAAGTTCAACTTGTGATCAGCGTTGATTGCAGGGCCCGCTTGGAACCTCCCATCCCTTCTACGTATTTCGGGAACTGCATTACAGGTCGTATCATAGTTGCGGAAACACACAAGTTGATGGAAGATTATGGGGTTGCCCAAGCAGCTAGGGAAATTGGTGAAGCTATACGTGGTTTGGATGATGGAGTTCTAAACGGGGCAGAAGAGATGATATCCTGCTTACTTTCTGTACTGAAGGAGGAGGGTTTGTTCTCTCTCGCAGCTTCACCTCGGTTTGAGTTCTACAACACCGATTTCGCGTGGGGGAGGCCAACGAAGGTGGAGCTGGTATCGATAGAGAGAAGCGGAGCTTTCTCTCTTTCAGATTCCAGAGATGGCAATGGTGGGATTGAGATTGGGGTAGTGTTGAAGAAACATGAAACTGAAGCTTTTGCTTCTTTGTTTGCTAGTGGTCTCGAATATCATCAAGTCCGTGAACATTGA
- the LOC131302777 gene encoding protein FAR1-RELATED SEQUENCE 3-like: MPSLQKGILILLTGLMDDPNYENESEEATLMKTFNDCSGELKVGMKVFSKDEAYNLYNEYALRKSFSICRGNKCPDLNGILQQCEYLCSKAGYCKIGSIGEVKEFNHLETRTDCRARIRFTIDNGIWTISHLNDDHNHKLASSEERRNSRSKRKVLKAYGDVITSMVVASIKPTQSYNYLSKEIGPDYVGFTKEDCYNYLHAERENLIEARDGQSVINFFKRKQVEDPMFFYSIQVDEKM, translated from the exons ATGCCTTCACTTCAAAAAGGGATCCTTATTTTACTCACAG GTTTAATGGATGACCCAAATTATGAAAATGAGAGTGAAGAAGCTACTTTAATGAAAACTTTCAATGATTGCAGTGGAGAACTCAAAGTGGGAATGAAAGTTTTTTCGAAAGATGAAGCTTACAACCTCTACAATGAGTATGCCTTGAGAAAGAGTTTTAGCATTTGTAGAGGAAACAAGTGTCCAGATTTGAATGGAATCTTACAACAATGTGAATACTTGTGCTCAAAAGCTGGGTATTGCAAAATTGGGAGTATTGGTGAAGTGAAAGAATTTAATCATTTGGAGACAAGAACGGATTGTAGGGCTAGAATTCGATTTACGATTGATAATGGCATTTGGACAATTTCCCACTTGAATGATGATCATAATCACAAGCTTGCAAGTTCAGAAGAGAGGcgaaattcaagatccaaaagGAAAGTGCTGAAAGCATATGGGGATGTTATCACCTCAATGGTTGTGGCAAGTATAAAACCAACACAATCATATAATTATTTGTCTAAAGAAATTGGGCCAGATTATGTTGGATTTACTAAGGAGGATTGTTATAATTATTTGCATGCGGAGAGGGAAAATCTTATTGAAGCAAGGGATGGACAAAGTGTGATCAATTTTTTCAAGCGTAAGCAAGTTGAGGATCCTATGTTTTTCTACTCAATTCAAGTGGATGAAAAAATGTGA